A stretch of DNA from Limanda limanda chromosome 16, fLimLim1.1, whole genome shotgun sequence:
CCACACCTTCATGCAGGTGAGATTAGCAGTAACATGGCTCCAAACAACTTTTCACATCACAATTACGGATTTTTGATTTTACTTGCTTCGTACTTTGAAACAGTTCTGACACCAATGCCATCTTTCCACCACTGACAAACTTAAGGGGGGGAAAATCCCCTGTGTTAAGTACATTGAAGCTGCAGCTAAGAGTTTATAAAATTTTTATAATCTGCTGAATATATAATGAATTGATCATTTGTTGtataaaatgtcaggaaataGAACATAATGGTTGTCACATCTTTCTGAATCTCAAGGTAATTTCTTCAAAAGTATTGTTTCATCCAGATATTCCTCTaaacaataatatttataatacttATTATGCTAATAATTTCAATATACTTGGTTTATTGGGAACTGCTGTGACCTTTTTAAAAGAAGGGCCTTTCATTTATTCCCTGTGATAATGAATGAACCTCAGAAAGAATCTGAACTAATGAAAATCTGAATTGTTTGAGTTTGGAGAAATTGAAGGTCCCTCCTCATCCATTTGTTGACGGTCTCTCAAACTATCTGTCAACAGAAAATATTTACAGAACCTGGAAGCCTCTCAATGGCAACTATTGAGAAACTGAGAGAGAAATGCAGACAACAAATCCTGTCGGGGGACTTGAGACAACCGTAAAAGTTTTGGATCCACTGTTCGTCGGTTATTGGACTCACATACCAGTGGACGTAGTGTCGGCTTTAGATATGTTGAACCCTAATCCAGCAGACTGGATATCTGCAGAATGTGCTGAAGCAACGTTTTAAACCTTGAGTTTCGCTGGCCGGTACAGTCTTATGAATATTTTTTGCAGGTATAGATACTACATCTGATGCTTTATGGTATTGCAATAACTCAGAGAAATGCTAGTATTAGTTCTTATTATTGTGGAGAATAACAGTTGTTAATAGGTCACCTTTAGTGCAATGCCTCTTGAATGGTACCAAAAAGATCAAATGCCCTTTTCACCAATATTTCCCCATTTGAAGTCAAATTAAAAGTTAAGAATTTGGTGTGGTGCTGTCCACATTTATGGAAAACAGTTGTACATTGTTAACAAGAACACATTTCCTTACAACTGAATTGACCTAAAAAATTCCTCTGCCAAACAAATGTTAGACAAAGTGAACATTTTAGCGTAACATGATCATCTTAAACAACCGGTTATTGGGCAGTGCCAAACCTGGGGTTGAATAATGAAAAGTAGAATTCCACTTTGAAACTACAAGTGAGAATTGGACACCATTTCAAGAGGCATGAACTTCCATTCCTTCTCTCTCTACAACCTAGATAAACTTTAAGCGGGAGCCGgtgtaatatatttttgttgggGGAACAGATTGTGGTCAATGACAGGGAAACATTTGTAAATTAAGAgaaaaatgtcttcaaattcaAAGCTCTGGCTCTTGGCAACAATAACCTGTACATGATCAATTTggtgaaataaatcaatttcaaataaacatataaaaatcTTCTGATGTGATATGTCAATAAATAGCTGCTATTTGTATATCTGTATTTGACCTACAGTCATGGACAGATTATGACACAATGGACCCCTGTacataaatatgtaaaagaCTCTCTtgaaaaaattgaaatattacaagacaaaaaaagagacacaaaaacacaacacagcaaaaAGGAATTGGGTGTCTTTGTGGTTGCTTTGCGTTTGTTAATTTTGGGACactttaattgttttaaatgtgatctGTACCAAATATTCCACTACCTTTAAGGTAGGGTTAGCAGGAGAAGAGCCCTCTGGCCCCACACCTGCAACGTGGAGATATCTAATTGTgtaaaattatttattgaaCTAGCCTCGTCTAGACAGTCTCCATGGGACCTGAGGACTGTTACGTCATGTCTGTCAGACATCTTTGAACAACTTTCCTCACCCTGTGTTTACAGATACATTATTTGTCAGGAGGAAAAAGTTCTTATGAGCAACGTGTATGGAATTGTTAACTATTAAAACACTGTAGTTCATGGTCCTGCTGGATTTACTTCCAGCCAATTAGAGACTGATTTAAACCTCAATGACGTACAATCTTTACTCCTTTTACACTTTGACCAAACCTTTAACAGGGATTTAACCAATAGTTGAGGAAAAGTGATGTACTCTAATTCTTTACATAACAAAATTGTGATTTCGTATTTGATACAtgataaacaaattaaaagcataGTGATTTTCACTTTTCAATACAACAATTATTCTTACATAATGAACTCTCACTTCTGAGCAGGAACCAGAGCGACCAGGAACAGGTTTGACAGCTGAGTAACTGGATGAAGGCAAAACAAAGGGTCGAACTGTTATGTTTGTTCACTTTTATTGACCTTTCCTTTAGAAAACAGCTCAAATGAATCCATTAAAACCTTATCAAGTCACTACAAGGATATTTAgatgagggagaagagaaacatacaaaaacaaaacaaaaaatggaaCTTTCGCATTTTACATCAAACAATGCATATTAATGCTAGTAACAGTACATGGCGACGTGAGACACAAAGAGAATGTCCCAGAAATGGCAGCGCGTGGTGTCGATGAGTGAGCGAGCACCTCTGTGAATATTGGCTTTGCTATAATACCACCCAAGTAACAGCTGGGAAGGCACTGATGAACCCTGACCAGAGCATTTTGGCCATTTGAACAGTTACACAGGGCCAGGTGTCAGGACTTTAGTGCAACTTCTTTCCATTCAGCAACCAAAGTCCCAAGCAGGCCCAAATCcaagttaaacaaacaaacaaaaccaaccaGTGGACTTTAACAGAGCAATATTATTATGTCCATACAATTATGTCCTGAGCTTTTTCATGCACTTAGCCGACAGCACTTCTTAGATTGTTTAAGAAAATCATGGCGAGTCGATTTTGTATCGAAGGAATCCAAAATATACCCAATCATAACTTTGGGATATACGTAATATTCATGTGTGCAATGaatatgaagctgcagcatGAAGATGGTTACTTTAGCTTAGAGACTGGAAGCAAggagataaaaaacaatatcCACCTATCAGCAcctgatgtgttgtgtgttacaCATTGGGGTCAAAAAGTTAAAGACTAACATCCCACTGTGTCTAGTTTAATATATCTGTACAAGAACCAATGTGCAAAACTGGTAAATTGTGATTTTTGCGGGTTATACGCCTGATATGTTCACTTTCTAGAATCTACTCCAAAATACAATGCTCCCAACCGAGAACACTTGAAACAAATTGGCCTCCCTTCAAGTCTTAATGCCAAACTAAGCAAACCTTGTCCTTGCTGTAGCTAGAGATTCAGTGAATATAAGAGGGTTATAAATCGTTTCATCTAAATCCTCACAAGTGAACAAATGAGCCCATTtcctaaaaaacaacaaaactacCTCTTCatgagaaatgaaaaaaagcttaAAATGCCTTCAACCCTACAAAGCCTGCAGCTGCATCTTCATACAAATTGTTTTGAGTACCTATAAGAAGGAAAGACATGCATTTCATCACAAATCCCAGTGGACAAAATGAATTGCTAAATATAGCACAGCCACTCAGGagtctcctcacacacacacttttcattaGGTTTCCATGTTTTTAGCGTGTTCCCTAAAATCTGCAAACTTGGCCTAAATGTCGagtttcaataaaaaatgtcaGTTCTTCACTGTCTGAAGTGGATCAAGTTAAACAGCCAGAAACATTCCCTTCATAATAACACACCTCGCTTGGGTGACACCATTAAACATGGTCACCCGGAATTGGATAAGAAAAGCTACAGTAGCGATTCCCTCAAATCCCCCAAAGTTTCCTTTTACAGAAATCATAAATAGTACGACACAAGTTGAGGACTCTCGCGGACCCTCTGACAAcatcctctgcttctccctcaCTTCACTTCAATCTCCAAACAACGTCCCTTTTTTAATGAAAGAGTGGGTCAGTTCAGAAAGCACATATCAATCTCACAAAGTGATGACAGCTAGTGTTACTGATAAGGGCAAGGAacagcacacacagagatgaagggTGCAGGGACAGAGGGGCACAAGGTGAAGTGTTAAGTCTCATAAAACAGTGGTTAATATCATGGGTGGTTATTATCGCTCTCCGGcccaggggtgggggggtgtgagAGTGACGAGCCACCTCAGATGGTTTGGTAGCCAGCGTGGCTCCTCTTCCTGCCGATGAGGTAGGCCAAGAGCACGACCACGACAAGACCCGCTAAAGCTGCTCCCACGATGATGGGGATCAACATGTCATCTTCATCCAACTGACATTCCTCAGCTGAGCCAGGCGAGAAGAAACAAAGTAGGAaattcattttgtatttcaCTTTACTAGACAGTGACCAATCATCAAAGCGCTTTAACTGATAATGAGAAACTCTTCTCTCGTTCAAGTCAAACTATGTGTTTTACCGGCTCCAAACTGACTTCCAGTCAGACCGAACGGCTGCACCTGCACCTGGAAGATGTTGATGGACACAGTCTGGACCACGTCCAGGGTTTGCTTCTCTCGGCACATGTACGAGAAGCCAAGGCTTCCTCGCAAGTAGTCCAGACTGTTGTTGTGCACTGAGACGGGGTCTGAAACAAGGGACAGAAGGTTATACACTATTACCTGGAAATATGTCAcaatatggaaaaaaacaaactgtgactTCTTAGAATAGACGATAAAGCTGTACCTATATGTTTATCTGTGATTAGTGTCTGTCTCTTTCCATGAAATTTGAGAAatgatcaataaatcaatataaaaaacagaCTTGTACAATAAACCATTACCAAAGTTTTCTGTgtcatattaataatattatcaAATTGTATTGCAAAACGGCTATAAACATATTATCTGTTGGACATGTGCTTATCCATCTGATAGAAGGTAGCTTGTATTTACACTGGGGGGTAAAGTGCACTCACCTTTCATGTCTGGCCAGGCTGCGGACAGAATCACGTCACTCAAGTGGTACTTGTTGGATGTTGTATTCTGGAAAAATAAGACAGTATCACAGAAGTCAGTGCCAGGTCCTCATCCATTCCTCAGGCTCTAGCTGCCATCTACTGGCTGTTCCAGGaagtactttaaaaaaatgaaagccTGCTAAATGTTGTACTGTACACTAAAGGAGAAATTAAATTTATTCAAATGGTTGTGACGTACAAAGCAGCGAGAGCAGATGCAGTAACTTACCAGGGTGAAGGAAAAGGTGAGGTTGGTTTTCTCTGCATCTGTTGTGAGCGTCAGGGTGGCGACGTCCGACTTGCATGATCCAGAGCTATTTGAGTTAGGCTGAATGTTTACAACCTCCTGCACGgtctgtaaataaaataataaaagatgaaGCATTTAAGAACCTGGGACTGTCTACATTTGTAGCTCCAACAGTATTGACATAGAATAATTTGATACCTTATTCTGGGACAAGGAGGTAAAGCTGATGTTGAGCTGGAGGCCCATGGATGCCAGCAGGCAGGCGGAACCATTGCTGCTCACCACGTAGTTTCCTCTTTCAGGGCTGCTGGGGTCTCTGTGCGGTGCAGCGGTGGTCGGGGCGACAGTAGGTGGAGCAACGGTAGCAAAAGCCTGGTGCAGAGCGACGGCTACAAAATAAATTAAGGTATGAGTCAGGTGTTAAATTACAGGTGACATCAAGTTAATCATTATTTGATAATGCCTATAAAATACAAGACAGAAATATTAAACCTTCATGAAAAGATGTTTAAAAACAGACAactttttttgtagtttttaaaatgttaacataaaaatgcatttttttctaaaattgTGAACAGATCTCTATAAAATAATCTAAATCAATTACAAAATACAAAGTAcctttttgaaaaaatatttacccactcataaaacaaaaaattaataattgatatttcacctttttttttttaattcatcttGGTCTATATAAGTAACTACAACCATCATTAACATATATTATTCAGATAATCAGTTTGAATACAATCTAAGATTCACAAAGCCtttgttttaataattaattaagtaAAATTCCACAGTCCTACTCCCTTTAGACCACATCAGACCAGGTCTAGATCAAAAACCACAATTCAGAGGACATAGACTTTCCAACTATTGATTTACTCAGAACTAAACTCTGATAGgtgaaatctttattttatttgtgaaaacaaaaaaggtaATTTCCCTGCTTTTATTTATGCTTATCCAGACCAGGTcttaacacaacacacattgtACTAAGTACTTGTCAAATGTGTGTACAGAGAATCTGTGGGATACTGAACATGGTTTAAAACCTCAGTTTCGGATTTGCAATACGTCTTGTGAAACTTATTCTATTTATAAAAACCTAGAAGGGCGATTTCACTTCATTTTTTCACATCATCCATCTcaaccagttcagactggttgaGATGGCTCTAGATAAACACTTCACCTAA
This window harbors:
- the lamp1b gene encoding lysosome-associated membrane glycoprotein 1b; this encodes MTQTAVQSWSLGLTLHLVLAVALHQAFATVAPPTVAPTTAAPHRDPSSPERGNYVVSSNGSACLLASMGLQLNISFTSLSQNKTVQEVVNIQPNSNSSGSCKSDVATLTLTTDAEKTNLTFSFTLNTTSNKYHLSDVILSAAWPDMKDPVSVHNNSLDYLRGSLGFSYMCREKQTLDVVQTVSINIFQVQVQPFGLTGSQFGAAEECQLDEDDMLIPIIVGAALAGLVVVVLLAYLIGRKRSHAGYQTI